A window of Castanea sativa cultivar Marrone di Chiusa Pesio chromosome 1, ASM4071231v1 contains these coding sequences:
- the LOC142640488 gene encoding potassium channel AKT1-like translates to MKMWRLIHRKKRLGPTICVVERGRDSKAEAEDQPVLTPREVDISHYSLNAGILPPLGNIARTTRRVKLRRFIISPFDPQYRLWETYLVLLVFYTAWVSPFEFGFLGQKINGPLAITDNVVNGFFAIDIVLTFFVAYLDKTSYLLVDNPKQIAWRYTRTWLAFDVISTIPSELARRILPSSLQAYGYFNLLRLWRLRRVSKMFSRLEKDRNFNYFWVRCSKLIFVTLFAVHAAACCFYLIAARNSNPSRTWIALTLNNFHDQSIWVRYVTSMYWSITTLTTTGYGDLHATNTKEMVFDIFYMLFNLGLTSYLIGNMTNLVVHGTSRTRQFRDTIQAASSFAQRNHLPIRLQEQMIDNLCLKYRTNSEGLHQQEILDSLPKAIQSSISHFLFYPLVDNLYLFRGVSHDLLFQLVSEMKAEYFPPKEDVILQNEAPTDFYLLVTGAVELIVQKNGLEQTVGEAKTGDVVGEIGMLCYRPQLFTVRTKRLCQLLRLNRTAFLNIVQAHVGDGTIIMNNLLQHLKNIQNPFMEEVLADTENMLARGRMDLPLSLCFAANRDDDLLLHQLLKRGSDPNEVDDGGRTALHIAASKGNEHCVVLLLEYGADPNIRDSEGNVPLWEAMLGGHESLIKILMDNRAEISSGDVGLFACTAVEQNNLELLKDIVKYCGDVTMPKSNGSTALHAAVCEGNTEIVKFLLDQGAEIDKPDFNGWTPRALADHQGHEDIKDLFQTKPEEVRKPPTIPLRMKSNVSFPSKYQSEPMMPPYHHESTPPPREVRWSENRPRRRPNNFHNSLIGVMSAAKAGGGDPIPSGGSFRSTQSVSSYPARVTLSCPEKGEVAGKLVLLPDSLQELLDIGAKKFGFLPNKVLTKEGAQVEEIELIRDGDHLVLVSDNGIGS, encoded by the exons ATGAAAATGTGGAGGCTGATACACAGGAAGAAGCGGTTAGGACCAACAATTTGCGTGGTGGAACGAGGAAGAGATAGCAAAGCAGAGGCAGAGGATCAGCCAGTTCTCACTCCCAGAGAGGTTGATATCAGCCATTACAGCCTCAATGCCGGTATTCTTCCTCCTCTTGGCAACATCGCCCGCACCACGCGTCGTGTCAAACTACGCCGCTTCATCATCTCCCCTTTTGATCCCCAATACAG GCTTTGGGAGACATATCTGGTGTTGCTAGTGTTCTACACGGCTTGGGTATCTCCATTTGAATTTGGATTCCTTgggcaaaaaataaatggacCTCTGGCTATAACCGATAATGTTGTGAATGGGTTTTTCGCCATTGACATTGTATTGACCTTCTTTGTTGCATACCTTGACAAAACATCTTATCTTCTCGTCGACAACCCAAAGCAGATTGCATGGAGGTACACGAGGACATGGTTGGCGTTTGATGTCATCTCTACAATTCCTTCTGAACTTGCTCGGAGAATATTGCCCTCTTCTCTTCAGGCATATGGCTACTTCAATTTGCTCCGCCTATGGCGTCTCCGTAGAGTCAGCAAAATGTTTTCCAG ATTGGAAAAAGACAGGAACTTTAACTACTTTTGGGTTCGATGCTCAAAACTTATATTT GTTACTCTCTTCGCAGTTCATGCTGCTGCCTGCTGCTTCTATCTTATTGCTGCCCGTAATTCAAACCCAAGTCGTACATGGATTGCACTTACTCTGAACAACTTTCATGACCAGAGTATATGGGTTCGATATGTGACCTCAATGTACTGGTCCATAACCACTCTTACAACCACAGGCTATGGTGATTTGCATGCCACAAATACCAAGGAGATGGTATTCGACATCTTCTACATGCTCTTTAACCTTGGTCTAACATCATATTTAATTGGAAATATGACAAACTTGGTTGTCCATGGGACCAGTCGAACAAGGCAATTT AGAGACACTATTCAAGCAGCCTCGAGTTTTGCACAAAGGAACCACCTACCTATTCGCCTACAAGAGCAGATGATTGATAATTTGTGTTTGAAGTACAGAACTAATTCAGAAGGGCTGCATCAGCAAGAGATTCTTGATTCCCTTCCTAAAGCCATTCAATCTAGTATCTCACACTTTCTCTTCTATCCACTTGTTGACAACCTCTACTTGTTTCGTGGGGTATCACATGACTTACTTTTCCAACTG GTCTCTGAGATGAAGGCTGAATATTTTCCTCCCAAGGAAGATGTAATTTTGCAGAATGAAGCACCCACAGACTTTTATTTACTGGTTACTGGTGCTGTG GAATTAATTGTGCAAAAGAATGGATTAGAGCAG ACTGTTGGTGAGGCTAAGACAGGAGATGTTGTTGGTGAGATAGGCATGCTCTGTTACAGGCCTCAACTGTTTACAGTTCGGACCAAACGATTGTGTCAGCTGCTGCGTTTGAACCGTACtgcttttttaaatattgttcaGGCACATGTTGGAGATGGGACAATAATCATGAACAATCTTCTTCAG catttgaaaaatatacagAATCCATTTATGGAAGAAGTTCTGGCAGATACAGAGAACATGCTGGCACGGGGCAGAATGGATTTGCCTCTTAGTTTATGCTTTGCAGCAAATAGAGATGATGATTTATTGTTGCATCAGTTGCTGAAGCGTGGTTCAGATCCAAATGAAGTGGATGATGGTGGACGGACTGCACTG CATATTGCAGCATCTAAAGGAAATGAGCATTGTGTAGTTCTACTTCTAGAGTATGGAGCAGATCCTAACATCAGAG ATTCAGAAGGAAATGTTCCCTTATGGGAAGCAATGTTGGGGGGGCATGAATCCTTGATTAAAATTCTCATGGACAACAGGGCAGAGATATCTTCTGGTGATGTGGGTCTTTTTGCATGCACTGCTGTGGAGCAAAACAACTTAGAATTGCTCAAGGACATTGTAAAATACTGTGGGGACGTAACAATGCCTAAGAGCAATGGGAGTACAGCTCTTCATGCAGCAGTATGTGAAGGAAATACTGAAATAGTTAAGTTCCTGTTGGACCAAGGAGCTGAAATTGATAAGCCAGATTTCAATGGATGGACCCCTAGGGCTTTGGCAGATCATCAAGGTCATGAAGACATAAAGGACTTATTCCAGACCAAGCCAGAAGAGGTCAGGAAACCACCAACTATCCCGCTTAGAATGAAGTCAAATGTGTCATTCCCTAGCAAGTACCAGAGTGAGCCCATGATGCCCCCATATCACCATGAAAGCACTCCACCTCCCCGGGAAGTGAGATGGTCAGAAAATCGTCCAAGGCGAAGGCCTAACAATTTTCACAATTCACTTATTGGGGTCATGTCAGCTGCTAAAGCTG GTGGAGGAGACCCTATCCCATCAGGAGGCAGTTTTCGTAGTACTCAGAGTGTGAGCAGCTACCCGGCTAGGGTGACTCTTAGTTGCCCCGAGAAAGGTGAAGTTGCTGGAAAGCTTGTGCTTCTGCCAGATTCACTTCAAGAACTACTTGATATTGGTGCCAAAAAATTTGGGTTCTTACCAAATAAAGTTTTAACAAAAGAAGGAGCTCAAGTTGAAGAAATAGAACTTATTAGAGATGGTGATCATCTTGTTCTTGTTAGTGATAATGGAATTGGCAGTTGA